ACGGCATCTCTATCGATGGCGAAGTAGAAGGTTGGTTCTCTGACGATACACCTAAGCGTTTTGAAGCTTACGGCTGGCACGTAATTCCAGCAGTTGATGGTCACGATGCTGACGCTATCAACGCGGCTATTGAAGCTGCGAAAGCGGATCCTCGCCCGACTCTAATCTGTACTAAAACAGTAATTGGCTTTGGTTCTCCAAACAAAGCAGGTACGCACGACTGTCACGGTGCACCATTAGGCGCTGACGAAATCGCAGCAACTCGTAAGCAACTAGGTTGGGAGCACGGTCCTTTTGAAATTCCGTCGGAAGTTTACTCAGAGTGGGATGCGAAAGAAGCAGGCGCAGCTAAGGAAGCAGCGTGGAACGAGAAACTTGCAGCTTATGAAGCAGCATACCCAGAGCTGGCAGCAGAATTCAAACGTCGCGTAAACGGTGATCTTCCTGCGCAGTGGGAAGAGAAAGCAAACGCAATCATTGCTGATCTTCAAGCTAACCCAGCAAACATCGCTTCACGTAAAGCTTCTCAAAATGCACTAGAAGCGTTCGGTGCTATGCTACCGGAATTCATGGGCGGCTCTGCTGACCTTGCACCTTCTAACCTGACTATGTGGTCGGGTTCTAAGTCGCTTGAAGCAACTGACTTCTCTGGTAACTACATCCACTACGGTGTACGTGAATTCGGTATGACAGCGATCATGAACGGTATCGCTCTGCACGGTGGTTTCGTACCTTACGGCGCAACGTTCCTAATGTTCATGGAATACGCACGTAACGCAATGCGTATGGCGGCTCTGATGAAAGTTCAGAACATCCAAGTTTACACTCACGATTCTATCGGCCTAGGCGAAGATGGTCCGACACACCAACCGGTGGAGCAGATCGCGTCTCTACGTTTGACTCCAAACATGAGCACATGGCGCCCATGTGACCAAGTTGAGTCTGCCGTGGCTTGGAAACTGGCAATCGAACGTAAAGAGGGTCCTTCTGCACTTATCTTCTCTCGTCAAAACCTTGCACAACAAGATCGTGACGCTGAGCAAGTGGCTAACATCGCTAAGGGTGGTTACATCCTGAAAGATTGTGCTGGTAAGCCAGAGCTAATCATCATTGCAACGGGTTCTGAAGTTGAGCTTGCGGTTGATGCCGCTGCACAACTCACCGCTGAAGGTAAAGCAGTACGCGTAGTCTCTATGCCTGCCACTGATGCGTTCGACAAGCAAGACGCACAGTACCGTGAATCTGTACTTCCATCAGACGTTACAGCGCGTATTGCTGTTGAAGCGGGCATCGCTGACTTCTGGTACAAGTACGTGGGTTTCGGTGGCAAGATCATCGGTATGACAACGTTCGGCGAATCTGCACCAGCAGGCGAACTGTTCAAGATGTTTGGCTTCACGACTGAAAATGTTGTCAATACAGCGAAAGAGCTTTTAGCGAAATAGTGATGAACTTAGGGCATATTAAAATCCCTGAATAAACATGCTAGTACCGTTCATATAAGATAACTTGAACAGTCTATTAATAAAAAATCTCCATTAACGTTGTTGATGGGGATTTTTACTAAATGCAATCGCGAGAGGGAGAACTATGTGGGATAAACAGCGCCAAAATTAAGTGATTGACGCTATACAGTTTGCTAGAGTTAGTTACTCGCTACGAAGTAATCATTATTTAACTCTTTTGATACCAATTATAATTGCCACTATACCGCCAACCATTCCTAACCATGCCTCGATTGGTGAATGACCACTGAATGCACGTGTCAATTGAGATTCAGCAGAATCGTAAATATTGTATCCCCAAAATGCTAGAAAAATACCTGCAATGATAAGTACAATCCCGATAAGCTTATTGTTCATTTCTACTCCAAAACACTAATTAAACTCGACACATAACCCCTGCATAACTCGTTGACTACTACACAGATTAAGTCCAAAGTTACCAGTTAATATGAGAAAATCCAAAGATAATCTGCAATGACGAATTTATTAATCGTATTAATGTATGGGTTATATCCTACTAAATGAGTGAGTTTAATTTAACGGTAATGAGTCCTACTTTGTCCGTGTTGCTCTTCAAGGCGTGATTCTTGAGTAATTTAGTTTTATTGTTCACAGATCTCCACAGCTTTAACTGCAGAGTTCTCCCCCAGATTTAACGATTCAGTATAGACTGTCACCTGACTTCCCTTCGAAATCTGTTCTATATCAGCCAAGTGAACCAATACGCCATCCAGATATTGTGTGACTTCATAACCTGAGGGTAACGTTCGCGAGTTTACAATCGGGCTGTAAAGGAAGTAATCTACATTCTCCCATTTTTCGGTAATGCAGCCCGCTAAAACAGAGGCCTCTCTCATACTCGTCGACTCGAAAACAGGGGCTGAATTACGAAGTTTTTGAGGTGTTGTGGCACATGCATTGAGTAATACAGCAATACTTATAGCGATTAAGAATTTCATTCGCACCTCATAACAACTAACGCTCTATTAAATAGTGAGCAACGCCACCCTACTGAAAGCTTGCTACCTTGCTCACAAAATCCAACCAAACCAAAAACGTCGAACGTTAGCGAGTCTGTCTTGAAAACTTTATCCGGTAATAGCTCGCTTAACTGCATTGACTTGTTTTTCAAATATCGTTTTTGACTCTGGTTTACTGGAACCTGCAACAGAAACCCATTGCAAACCCGTTTCATCAATATGCTCAAACTCGACCTGAAGCTCATACTTTTTAATAGTGAATATAGTGAACACTACGCCTAAAATGAAGGCTATCGGTGCTATAACAATCCCAAAACCTTCGGGACAGATAACCCATACAACGCTTGATACAATAGCCCCCATTAAAAACAGCTTTAAAGCATGATCCTTCACAGTATTCAATTTAACTCTCGCGTTTTTTATTTTAGATAAAGGAAATTCATCGCGCTTGTATCGAAAGGCTGTATTTCCAATTTCAAAATCATCCATTGATATCATTTTCCCTCCATTCCCCAATAACGGCATAATTAAGTGAACTACGATGCAATTATACTGAACATTAATGCCTTAAAACGAGAAACATTCGGCAAACGGAGATTACCGATCATCGTAAATAGGATTAATTCAATCATTACGACGCAGCTCTCATCGCACATTATACCGAACATGCTCACCTCAAACTGACCCAGCTATATAGCAAAAACTCGCGTTATGAGTGGCTTAGTTTG
The DNA window shown above is from Vibrio artabrorum and carries:
- the tkt gene encoding transketolase, encoding MNRKHLANAIRALSMDGVQQANSGHPGAPMGMADIAEVLWRSHLNHNPSNPEWADRDRFILSNGHGSMLIYSLLHLSGYELSIEDLKNFRQLHSKTPGHPEYGYAPGIETTTGPLGQGITNAVGMAMAEKALAAQFNKEGHDIVDHYTYTFMGDGCLMEGISHEACSLAGTLGLGKLVAFWDDNGISIDGEVEGWFSDDTPKRFEAYGWHVIPAVDGHDADAINAAIEAAKADPRPTLICTKTVIGFGSPNKAGTHDCHGAPLGADEIAATRKQLGWEHGPFEIPSEVYSEWDAKEAGAAKEAAWNEKLAAYEAAYPELAAEFKRRVNGDLPAQWEEKANAIIADLQANPANIASRKASQNALEAFGAMLPEFMGGSADLAPSNLTMWSGSKSLEATDFSGNYIHYGVREFGMTAIMNGIALHGGFVPYGATFLMFMEYARNAMRMAALMKVQNIQVYTHDSIGLGEDGPTHQPVEQIASLRLTPNMSTWRPCDQVESAVAWKLAIERKEGPSALIFSRQNLAQQDRDAEQVANIAKGGYILKDCAGKPELIIIATGSEVELAVDAAAQLTAEGKAVRVVSMPATDAFDKQDAQYRESVLPSDVTARIAVEAGIADFWYKYVGFGGKIIGMTTFGESAPAGELFKMFGFTTENVVNTAKELLAK
- a CDS encoding DUF3185 family protein, with amino-acid sequence MNNKLIGIVLIIAGIFLAFWGYNIYDSAESQLTRAFSGHSPIEAWLGMVGGIVAIIIGIKRVK